From the genome of Duffyella gerundensis, one region includes:
- a CDS encoding capsule biosynthesis GfcC family protein, with the protein MKKISLILAALPLCLTAAAWADARVNVHFAGSDAVQQLDKINNVAELATAPALNGRGWWQGALIANSTSSAVARQHYQSVMASLRALAADSSGEDAAAINSLIQQLSTLKVAGRLPVNLDADWVRLRPEANRTLLGEYDLWLPTKPHQVLLFGLMQQPGRVAWQAGQDVRDYLQGHERLAGGERSVVTVIAPNGDTQSVPIAYWNHRHVEVMPGSIIWRGFSSWALPGAYDDLNQQIVTLLSQRIPD; encoded by the coding sequence ATGAAAAAAATCTCTTTAATACTGGCAGCGCTGCCGCTCTGCCTGACCGCCGCCGCGTGGGCGGATGCGCGGGTTAACGTTCATTTTGCCGGCAGTGATGCGGTGCAACAGCTCGATAAAATCAACAATGTGGCAGAGCTGGCAACGGCGCCTGCGCTGAACGGCCGTGGCTGGTGGCAGGGCGCACTGATTGCCAACAGCACCAGCAGCGCGGTTGCCCGCCAGCATTATCAATCGGTAATGGCCTCCCTGCGGGCGTTGGCCGCCGACAGTAGCGGCGAGGATGCGGCGGCGATCAACAGTTTGATTCAGCAGCTGAGCACGCTGAAGGTTGCCGGACGTCTGCCGGTTAATCTGGATGCTGACTGGGTGCGCCTGCGTCCGGAAGCCAACCGTACCTTATTGGGTGAATATGATCTCTGGCTGCCGACCAAACCTCATCAGGTGCTGCTGTTTGGCCTGATGCAGCAGCCAGGGCGTGTTGCCTGGCAGGCGGGCCAGGACGTGCGCGACTATCTGCAGGGACACGAGCGTCTGGCGGGCGGTGAACGCAGCGTGGTCACGGTGATCGCCCCTAACGGCGACACACAAAGCGTGCCGATCGCCTACTGGAACCATCGCCACGTTGAAGTCATGCCGGGAAGTATCATCTGGCGCGGCTTTTCCAGCTGGGCACTGCCTGGCGCCTATGACGATCTCAACCAACAGATCGTGACCCTTCTCTCGCAGCGGATCCCTGACTGA
- a CDS encoding YjbF family lipoprotein → MRHIPLLVLCLLLQACTQTQKGLEDTVEYAVSGPGDVTVTDRQVADLPYASMYLRVNDGQRIFVVLGYNEQGQQKWVTQDKAMLVTEHGRLVKTLGLSDNLLDINNLQNDPLRDPLHLSEQSSWTRTLSWTENGQLRAATAVSHFSRGTDEVLTLAGEAVPCRVWLEEVSVDALGKRWQNRFWINNSSGQVLQAEQSLGADYLPVATTILKPAQS, encoded by the coding sequence GTGCGTCATATTCCATTGCTGGTTTTATGCCTGCTTTTGCAGGCCTGTACCCAGACGCAAAAAGGTCTGGAAGATACCGTTGAGTATGCCGTTAGCGGCCCGGGTGACGTCACCGTTACCGATCGTCAGGTTGCTGACCTGCCTTACGCCAGTATGTATTTGCGCGTGAACGACGGGCAGCGCATTTTTGTGGTGCTGGGCTACAACGAGCAGGGCCAGCAAAAGTGGGTCACGCAGGATAAAGCGATGCTGGTCACCGAACACGGTCGGCTGGTTAAAACGTTGGGCCTGAGTGACAACCTGCTGGATATCAACAATCTGCAAAACGATCCGCTGCGCGATCCGCTGCACCTGTCCGAACAGAGCAGCTGGACGCGCACGCTGAGCTGGACCGAAAACGGTCAACTGCGTGCCGCCACGGCGGTGTCTCACTTTTCACGCGGCACCGATGAGGTGCTGACGCTGGCAGGTGAAGCGGTGCCATGCCGCGTCTGGCTGGAAGAGGTCAGCGTCGATGCGCTGGGTAAACGCTGGCAGAACCGTTTCTGGATCAATAATTCCAGTGGTCAGGTGCTGCAAGCGGAACAGTCTCTTGGTGCAGATTATCTGCCTGTTGCCACCACCATTCTGAAGCCGGCGCAATCATGA
- the yjbE gene encoding exopolysaccharide production protein YjbE: protein MKKVIYPIAMLCALGLSAHAFAAPVEVGAAAGAQANTISTGTTTAVGIGALGALVGVGIAASGGGDGANTGTTTTTTTSTTR, encoded by the coding sequence ATGAAAAAAGTGATATATCCGATCGCCATGCTGTGCGCGCTGGGCCTTTCTGCTCATGCGTTTGCCGCACCGGTTGAAGTGGGCGCTGCCGCTGGCGCGCAGGCGAATACGATCTCAACAGGAACGACCACGGCCGTGGGTATCGGCGCGCTTGGCGCGTTGGTGGGTGTCGGCATTGCGGCCTCTGGCGGCGGTGACGGTGCAAATACCGGTACAACAACCACGACCACGACAAGTACGACACGTTAA